In Procambarus clarkii isolate CNS0578487 chromosome 6, FALCON_Pclarkii_2.0, whole genome shotgun sequence, one DNA window encodes the following:
- the LOC138355743 gene encoding hornerin-like → MRRSIRGDGLLHGPNDYRIRHKTAAQDSSTRQQHKTAAQDSSTRQQHKTAAQDSSTRQQYKTAVQDSSTRQQYKTVTQDSSTRQQHKTAAQDSSTRQQYKTAVQDSSTRQQYKTAAQDSSTRQQHKTAAQDSSTRQQHKTAAQDSSTRQQHKTAAQDSSTRQQHKTVAQDSSTRQQHKTVAQDSSTRQQHKTAAQDSGTRQQYKTAVQDSSTRQQYKTAAQDSSTRQQHKTAVQDSSTRQRHKTAVQDSSTRQQHKTAAQDSSTRQQHKTAAQDSSTRQQHKTVAQDSSTRQQYKTAVQDSSTRQQYKTAVQDSSTRQQYKTAVQDSSTRQQYKTAAQDSGTRQQYKTAAQDSSTRQQHKTAAQDSSTRQQHKTAAQDSSTRQQHKTVAQDSSTRQ, encoded by the exons ATGCGACGATCTATTAGGGGGGACGGGTTGCTACATGGGCCTAATGATTACCGGATCCGG CACAAGACAGCAGCACAAGACAGCAGCACAAGACAGCAGCACAAGACAGCAGCACAAGACAGTAGCACAAGACAGCAGCACAAGACAGCGGCACAAGACAGCAGCACAAGACAGCAGTACAAGACAGCAGTACAAGACAGCAGCACAAGACAGCAGTACAAGACAGTAACACAAGACAGTAGCACAAGACAGCAGCACAAGACAGCAGCACAAGACAGCAGTACAAGACAGCAGTACAAGACAGCAGTACAAGACAGCAGCACAAGACAGCAGTACAAGACAGCAGCACAAGACAGTAGCACAAGACAGCAGCACAAGACAGCAGCACAAGACAGCAGCACAAGACAGCAGCACAAGACAGCAGCACAAGACAGCAGTACAAGACAGCAGCACAAGACAGCGGCACAAGACAGCAGTACAAGACAGCAGCACAAGACAGTAGCACAAGACAGCAGCACAAGACAGCAGCACAAGACAGTAGCACAAGACAGCAGCACAAGACAGCAGCACAAGACAGCAGCACAAGACAGCGGCACAAGACAGCAGTACAAGACAGCAGTACAAGACAGCAGCACAAGACAGCAGTACAAGACAGCAGCACAAGACAGCAGTACAAGACAGCAGCACAAGACAGCAGTACAAGACAGCAGCACAAGACAGCGGCACAAGACAGCAGTACAAGACAGCAGCACAAGACAGCAGCACAAGACAGCAGCACAAGACAGCAGCACAAGACAGCAGCACAAGACAGCAGCACAAGACAGTAGCACAAGACAGCAGCACAAGACAGTAGCACAAGACAGCAGCACAAGACAGCAGTACAAGACAGCAGTACAAGACAGCAGCACAAGACAGCAGTACAAGACAGCAGTACAAGACAGCAGCACAAGACAGCAGTACAAGACAGCAGTACAAGACAGCAGCACAAGACAGCAGTACAAGACAGCAGCACAAGACAGCGGCACAAGACAGCAGTACAAGACAGCAGCACAAGACAGCAGCACAAGACAGCAGC